The Temnothorax longispinosus isolate EJ_2023e chromosome 4, Tlon_JGU_v1, whole genome shotgun sequence genome has a window encoding:
- the Beta-spec gene encoding spectrin beta chain isoform X1: MTTDISVVRGGWDPTLQQEIVDEYEYDGGNSSSRLFERSRIKALAGERELVQKKTFQKWVNSHLVRCSCRIGDLYVDLRDGKMLIRLLEILSGERLPRPTKGKMRIHCLENVEKALQFLREQRVHLENMGSHDIVDGNPRLSLGLIWTIILRFQIQDITIEETDNQETKSAKDALLLWCQMKTAGYHNVNVRNFTTSWRDGLAFNAIIHKHRPDLIQFDKLSKSNAIYNLNNAFNVAEDKLGLTKLLDAEDIFVDHPDEKSIITYVVTYYHYFSKMKQETVQGKRIGKVVGIAMENDRMIHEYESLTSDLLRWIEATIEALGDRRFANSLVGVQSQLSQFSNYRTVEKPPKFVEKGNLEVLLFTLQSKMRANNQKPYTPKEGKMISDINKAWERLEKAEHERELALREELIRQEKLEQLAARFNRKASMRETWLSENQRLVSQDNFGFDLAAVEAAAKKHEAIETDIFAYEERVQAVMAVSQELEAENYHDIERINARKDNVLRLWNYLLELLRARRMRLELSLQLQQNFQEMLYILDSMEEIKLRLLTDDYGKHLMGVEDLLQKHSLVEADINVLGERVKAVVQQSQRFLEHGEGYRPCDPAIIVERVQQLENAYAELVRLAIERRTRLEESRKLWQFYWDMADEENWIKEKEQIVSTGDIGHDLTTINLLLSKHKALENEIQSHEPQLMSVAAVGDELVRQQHFGSDRIQERLQEILAMWNHLLDLAAFRRKRLVEAVDYHQLFADADDIDIWMLDTLRLVSSEDVGRDEANVQSLLKKHKDVTDELKNYATTIDQLHQQASTLGEQDAKSPEVLERLTSIDNRYKELLELAKLRKQRLLDALSLYKVFSETDGVEQWIGEKNRMLDTMVPAKDIEDVEIMKHRYNGFEKEMNANASRVAVVNQLARQLLHVEHPNSEQIIARQNELNQKWAELREKAEGKREELNSAHGVQTFHIECRETVSWIEDKKRILQQTDSLEMDLTGVMTLQRRLSGMERDLAAIQAKLDALEKEAEIIQKEHPEEAAVIRERISQIHLIWEQLTQMLKERDAKLEEAGDLHRFLRDLDHFQAWLTKTQTDVASEDTPTSLADAEKLLTQHQNIKEEIDNYTDDYQKMMEYGERLTAEAGDGDTQYMFLRERLNALKMGWEELHQMWVNRQNLLSNSLNLQVFDRDARQAEVLLSQQEHILTKDETPTNFEQAEHMIKRHEAFMTTMDANDEKINSVVQFAGRLVDEGHFAADKVKKKAENINDRRRINREKANLLMEKLKDQLQLQMFLQDCEELGEWVQEKHITAQDETYRSAKTIHSKWTRHQAFEAEIASNKDRLQQLQQAADELIQQKPDLAEIIKPKVAELAEQFVDLETTTHDKGERLFDSNREVLIHQTCDDIDSWMNELEKQIESTDTGSDLASVNILMQKQQMIETQMAVKAKQVTELDKQAEHLQRTVPDDKMEEIKFKKEKVAQRFAQLKAPLIDRQRHLEKKKEAFQFRRDVEDEKLWIAEKMPQATSNEYGTSLFNVHMLKKKNQSLRTEIENHEPRINLVCNNGQKLIDEGHEDSPEFRKLISELTEKWRELKDAVDDRNKHLLQNEKAQQYFFDATEAESWMSEQELYMMVEDRGKDEISAQNLMKKHESLEHAVEDYAETIRQLGETARQLINDQHPLADQIAVKQSQVDKLYAGLKDLAGERRAKLEEALQLFMLNREVDDLEQWIQERELVAGSHELGQDYDHVTLLWERFKEFARDTAAIGTERVNAVNEIADSLIATGHSDAATIAEWKDGLNEVWQDLLELIETRTQMLVASRELHKFFHDCKDVLGRILEKQNAMSDELGRDAGSVSALQRKHANFIQDLSTLQNQVTQIEEESAKLQASYAGDKAREITNREAEVVAAWNNLQSLCEGRRAKLEDTGDLFRFFNMVRTLMIWMDDVVRQMNTSEKPRDVAGVELLMNNHQSLKAEIDAREDNLMACINLGKDLLARNHYASAQIKEKLAALTDHRNALLHRWEERWENLQLILEVYQFARDAAVAEAWLIAQEPYLMSQELGHTIDEVENLIKKHEAFEKSAAAQEERFSALHRLTTFELKELKRREQEREEEERRKKEEAAAAEAARLAKATPVTSPDEPPSERAETDGATSGERGEDEGHAAHRKASTRTPQPQDKPKEVHAQRPRQLSFRDGDGTSPVTPTSVKAPPHGIRTPTTPKGSGSEASRRKERSRSKSPFRSFRWRKSAKSPSLDRSGVSDDEHSIPEQRSPSDDEFEGPLQRKHEWESTTKKASNRSWDKVYMVVRGQSLCVYKDQKSYKASPDQPYKGEAPLDLRGATITVASDYTKKKHVFRVKSQSGSDFLFQAKDDTEMNDWVSALNQAAQGTSGASTSRAHTLPAPTQAETKRRSFFTLKKN, translated from the exons ATGACGACCGACATCTCGGTGGTGCGCGGGGGTTGGGACCCCACGCTACAACAAGAGATTGTCGACGAGTACGAATACGACGGGGGAAACTCGAGTTCGAGACTCTTCGAACGCTCACGTATCAAGGCACTAGCTG GTGAGCGTGAATTAGTGCAAAAGAAGACTTTCCAGAAATGGGTCAACTCCCACTTAGTCCGATGTTCGTGCCGAATCGGCGATCTGTACGTCGATCTGCGAGACGGCAAGATGTTGATAAGGCTGTTGGAGATCTTGTCGGGTGAGCGTCTACCGCGCCCGACCAAGGGCAAGATGCGCATCCACTGCCTGGAAAACGTGGAGAAGGCGCTGCAGTTTTTGCGCGAGCAGAGGGTACACCTGGAGAACATGGGGTCCCACGACATCGTCGACGGAAATCCACGTCTTAGCTTGGGTCTCATCTGGACGATAATCCTACGATTCCAGATTCAGGACATCACGATTGAAGAGACCGACAATCAGGAGACCAAATCCGCCAAGGACGCGTTATTATTGTGGTGTCAGATGAAGACCGCGGGTTATCACAACGTGAACGTAAGAAATTTCACGACGTCGTGGCGGGACGGTTTAGCATTCAATGCGATCATACACAAGCACCGTCCGGATCTGATCCAGTTCGACAAGCTTTCCAAGTCGAACGCGATCTACAATCTCAACAATGCCTTTAACGTCGCAGAGGACAAGCTTGGGCTCACGAAGCTACTAGATGCCGAGGATATCTTCGTCGATCATCCGGATGAAAAGTCCATCATAACGTACGTTGTCACgtattatcattatttctcGAAGATGAAACAAGAAACCGTGCAAGGTAAAAGGATCGGCAAAGTAGTCGGTATCGCGATGGAGAACGACCGTATGATACACGAATACGAGAGTCTCACCAGCGATCTGTTGCGCTGGATTGAAGCCACGATAGAGGCCCTCGGTGATCGCAGGTTCGCGAATTCCCTGGTAGGCGTTCAATCGCAACTTTCGCAGTTCTCGAATTATCGCACGGTAGAAAAACCGCCCAAGTTTGTGGAAAAAGGTAATCTCGAGGTGCTGTTGTTCACTCTACAATCGAAGATGCGCGCAAATAATCAGAAGCCCTATACGCCCAAAGAGGGCAAAATGATATCGGACATCAACAAGGCATGGGAGAGACTGGAGAAGGCTGAACACGAGCGGGAATTGGCTCTGCGCGAAGAACTGATTCGACAAGAGAAGTTGGAGCAGTTAGCAGCCAGATTTAACCGGAAGGCTAGCATGCGCGAGACATGGTTGTCAGAGAATCAGCGATTGGTATCGCAGGATAACTTCGGTTTCGATCTCGCTGCCGTAGAAGCCGCCGCGAAGAAGCACGAAGCTATAGAGACTGATATCTTCGCCTACGAGGAACGTGTGCAGGCAGTCATGGCGGTCTCGCAGGAGCTTGAGGCGGAGAACTATCACGACATTGAGCGTATCAACGCTCGCAAGGACAACGTGCTGCGATTATGGAACTATCTTCTGGAATTGTTACGCGCCAGGCGGATGCGGCTGGAACTCTCCTTGCAGCTGCAGCAGAACTTCCAGgaaatgttatacatattgGACAGCATGGAGGAGATCAAGCTGCGACTGTTGACGGATGATTATGGCAAACATCTGATGGGCGTGGAGGATCTGTTGCAAAAGCACTCTCTCGTCGAAGCAGATATCAATGTGCTTGGCGAAAGAGTCAAGGCCGTCGTTCAGCAGAGCCAGAGATTCCTAGAGCATGGAGAAGGCTATCGACCGTGTGATCCGGCCATCATCGTCGAGCGCGTGCAACAATTGGAGAACGCGTACGCCGAGTTGGTGCGGTTAGCGATCGAGCGTCGTACCAGGCTCGAGGAATCTCGGAAACTCTGGCAATTCTATTGGGACATGGCCGACGAGGAGAATTGGATAAAGGAGAAGGAACAGATCGTATCCACGGGCGACATCGGTCATGACTTGACCACCATCAACCTACTGCTGTCCAAGCACAAAGCATTGGAGAACGAGATACAGTCGCACGAACCGCAGTTGATGTCGGTCGCAGCAGTCGGCGACGAGCTAGTCCGGCAACAACACTTCGGCTCCGATCGCATTCAGGAGAGACTTCAGGAGATTCTCGCTATGTGGAATCATCTGCTGGATTTGGCGGCTTTCAGGAGAAAGCGTCTCGTAGAAGCAGTAGACTATCATCAGCTTTTCGCAGACGCGGATGACATAGACATTTGGATGTTGGACACTTTGCGACTCGTCTCGTCGGAGGATGTCGGCAGAGACGAGGCAAATGTGCAGTCGTTGTTGAAGAAGCACAAAGACGTAACGGACGAGCTTAAGAATTATGCCACGACTATCGACCAACTTCATCAGCAGGCATCCACATTGGGCGAGCAGGACGCCAAATCGCCGGAGGTTCTGGAGAGACTGACCTCGATAGACAACAGGTACAAGGAGCTTCTCGAGCTGGCCAAATTGCGTAAGCAAAGACTGCTGGATGCGCTGTCGTTGTACAAAGTATTCAGCGAGACCGACGGAGTCGAACAATGGATCGGCGAGAAGAACAGGATGCTGGACACGATGGTGCCCGCCAAGGATATCGAGGACGTCGAGATCATGAAGCACCGCTACAACGGTTTCGAGAAGGAGATGAATGCGAACGCATCCCGCGTCGCCGTGGTTAATCAGCTGGCCAGGCAGTTGCTGCACGTCGAACATCCGAACTCGGAACAGATAATCGCGCGACAGAACGAGCTGAACCAGAAGTGGGCCGAGCTGCGCGAGAAAGCGGAGGGCAAGCGCGAGGAATTGAACTCTGCACACGGCGTGCAGACGTTCCACATCGAGTGTCGCGAGACCGTGTCCTGGATCGAGGACAAAAAGCGAATTCTACAGCAGACCGACAGCTTGGAGATGGATTTGACCGGCGTGATGACACTGCAGCGCAGATTGAGCGGCATGGAACGCGATTTGGCGGCTATTCAGGCCAAATTAGACGCTCTGGAGAAGGAGGCGGAAATCATACAGAAGGAACATCCGGAAGAGGCTGCGGTTATACGCGAGAGAATCTCACAGATTCATTTGATTTGGGAGCAGTTGACGCAGATGCTAAAAGAGCGCGATGCCAAGCTCGAGGAGGCCGGGGATCTGCACCGATTCCTGCGCGACCTCGATCACTTCCAGGCATGGCTCACGAAAACGCAGACCGACGTTGCCAGCGAGGACACTCCGACCAGCCTCGCCGATGCCGAGAAGCTGCTTACGCAGCATCAGAACATAAAGGAGGAGATCGACAATTACACCGACGATTACCAGAAGATGATGGAGTATGGCGAGCGGCTGACAGCGGAGGCCGGCGATGGCGACACCCAATATATGTTCCTGCGCGAGAGACTGAATGCGCTGAAGATGGGCTGGGAAGAGTTGCATCAGATGTGGGTGAATCGTCAGAACTTGCTATCCAACTCTTTGAATCTACAGGTGTTCGATCGAGACGCGCGTCAAGCGGAGGTACTTCTATCGCAGCAAGAACACATTCTCACCAAAGACGAGACGCCGACGAACTTTGAACAAGCGGAACACATGATCAAGCGACACGAGGCCTTTATGACCACCATGGACGCCAACGACGAGAAAATCAATTCGGTCGTGCAGTTCGCCGGACGTTTGGTCGATGAGGGACACTTCGCGGCTGATAAGGTGAAGAAGAAGGCCGAGAACATCAACGACCGTCGGCGGATCAATCGCGAGAAGGCCAATCTACTTATGGAGAAACTCAAGGACCAGCTTCAATTGCAGATGTTCCTGCAAGATTGCGAGGAACTCGGCGAATGGGTGCAGGAGAAACATATCACTGCTCAGGACGAGACGTACAGAAGCGCAAAGACCATTCACAGCAAATGGACGCGTCACCAGGCGTTCGAAGCAGAAATCGCCAGCAACAAAGACCGCTTGCAGCAGTTGCAGCAAGCCGCGGACGAGTTGATTCAACAAAAACCGGATCTGGCCGAAATTATCAAACCGAAGGTAGCCGAATTGGCGGAACAATTTGTCGATCTGGAGACCACGACTCACGACAAGGGCGAGCGATTGTTCGACTCGAACCGCGAGGTTTTGATACACCAGACTTGTGACGACATTGATTCCTGGATGAACGAATTAGAGAAGCAGATAGAGAGCACCGATACCGGTTCCGATCTGGCATCTGTGAACATACTGATGCAGAAGCAACAGATGATCGAGACTCAAATGGCGGTGAAAGCGAAACAAGTTACCGAGCTGGACAAACAGGCGGAACATTTGCAACGCACAGTACCCGATGATAAAATGGAGGAGATCAAGTTCAAGAAGGAGAAAGTTGCTCAGAGATTCGCTCAGCTCAAGGCGCCGCTCATCGATCGTCAACGGCATCttgagaagaagaaggaggccTTCCAATTCCGACGCGACGTCGAGGATGAGAAACTGTGGATCGCGGAGAAGATGCCGCAGGCAACTAGCAACGAGTATGGAACTTCGCTATTCAACGTTCACATgttgaagaagaagaatcaGTCGTTGCGCACGGAAATCGAGAATCACGAGCCAAGGATCAACTTAGTGTGTAATAACGGGCAAAAGTTGATTGACGAGGGACACGAGGACAGTCCCGAGTTCCGGAAATTGATATCCGAGTTAACGGAGAAGTGGCGCGAGCTGAAGGATGCGGTTGACGATAGAAATAAACATCTACTGCAGAACGAGAAAGCGCAGCAATACTTCTTCGACGCTACCGAGGCCGAATCATGGATGAGCGAACAGGAGCTGTACATGATGGTCGAGGATCGCGGTAAGGACGAGATCTCTGCCCAGAATCTGATGAAGAAGCACGAGTCGCTTGAGCACGCGGTCGAGGATTACGCGGAGACGATTCGTCAGCTAGGCGAGACCGCTAGGCAGCTAATAAACGATCAGCATCCGTTGGCCGATCAGATCGCCGTGAAACAATCACAGGTGGACAAGTTGTATGCCGGCTTGAAGGATCTGGCGGGTGAACGACGCGCCAAATTGGAAGAGGCACTCCAATTGTTCATGCTGAACCGAGAAGTCGACGACCTCGAGCAATGGATCCAGGAGAGAGAATTAGTTGCCGGTAGCCATGAGTTGGGCCAGGATTACGATCACGTGACGCTACTGTGGGAGAGATTCAAGGAGTTTGCGCGCGACACCGCGGCGATCGGTACCGAGCGAGTGAACGCCGTGAATGAAATCGCCGATTCTCTCATCGCCACCGGTCATTCCGATGCAGCGACGATCGCCGAGTGGAAGGACGGTTTGAACGAGGTTTGGCAGGATCTGCTCGAACTGATCGAGACGCGTACGCAGATGCTGGTGGCCAGTCGCGAGTTACACAAATTCTTCCACGACTGCAAGGATGTTCTCGGCAGAATCCTGGAGAAACAAAACGCCATGTCCGACGAATTGGGTCGCGACGCCGGCTCGGTGTCCGCTCTTCAACGTAAGCACGCCAACTTTATTCAGGACCTGTCGACGTTGCAGAATCAGGTGACGCAGATCGAGGAGGAGTCCGCCAAACTCCAGGCGAGCTACGCGGGCGACAAAGCGCGAGAGATCACGAATCGCGAGGCCGAGGTCGTAGCGGCGTGGAACAATTTGCAATCGTTGTGCGAGGGTAGACGAGCCAAGTTGGAGGACACCGGCGATCTCTTCCGATTCTTCAACATGGTCAGGACTCTGATGATCTGGATGGACGACGTTGTGCGCCAGATGAACACGTCCGAGAAACCGCGCGACGTCGCCGGCGTCGAATTGCTGATGAACAACCATCAGAGCTTGAAGGCGGAGATCGATGCCAGAGAGGATAATCTAATGGCGTGCATTAATCTCGGAAAGGATCTATTAGCTAGGAATCATTACGCCAGCGCGCAGATAAAGGAGAAATTAGCGGCGTTGACCGATCACAGGAATGCACTGTTACACCGATGGGAGGAACGTTGGGAGAACTTGCAACTCA TTTTGGAAGTTTATCAGTTTGCCCGAGATGCGGCAGTTGCTGAAGCATGGTTAATCGCTCAAGAGCCGTATCTTATGAGCCAGGAGCTTGGT CATACTATCGACGAAGTTGAGaatttaatcaagaaacaCGAGGCTTTCGAAAAATCGGCAGCTGCACAAGAAGAAAGGTTTAGTGCCTTGCACCGACTTACTACT TTCGAATTGAAAGAACTAAAACGACGAGAacaagaaagagaggaagaagaaagacGCAAGAAGGAGGAAGCGGCAGCGGCGGAGGCTGCACGTTTGGCCAAAGCGACACCCGTTACTAGTCCAGATGAACCACCTAGCGAAAG AGCTGAGACTGATGGGGCAACAAGTGGAGAACGCGGAGAGGACGAAGGACACg CGGCACATCGCAAGGCTTCTACACGTACACCACAGCCTCAAGACAAGCCCAAGGAAG TGCATGCACAAAGACCTAGACAGCTGTCTTTCCGGGATGGAGATGGGACCTCGCCTGTCACGCCGACATCTGTGAAAGCTCCGCCGCATGGTATCCGCACGCCGACAA CTCCGAAAGGAAGTGGCTCCGAGGCTTCAAGACGTAAGGAACGGAGCCGCAGCAAGTCACCATTCAGGAGCTTCCGCTGGAGAAAGTCCGCCAAGTCGCCGAGTTTAGATCGCAGTGGCGTGAGTGATGATGAGCACAGTATTCCTG AGCAACGAAGTCCGAGCGACGACGAGTTCGAGGGGCCGTTGCAGCGGAAGCACGAGTGGGAGAGTACGACGAAGAAGGCGTCCAATCGCTCCTGGGACAAGGTGTACATGGTCGTACGCGGGCAGAgcttatgtgtatataaagaTCAGAAGTCGTACAAAGCTTCACCCGATCAACCGTACAAAGGAGAGGCTCCTCTTGACTTACGAGGCGCAACTATTACCGTAGCGAGTGATTACACTAAGAAGAAACATGTCTTCCGAGTCAA GTCGCAAAGCGGATCCGACTTCCTGTTCCAGGCCAAAGACGATACCGAAATGAATGATTGGGTGTCTGCGTTAAATCAAGCGGCACAGGGAACATCAGGTGCAAGCACATCCAGGGCTCACACCTTGCCAGCCCCGACACAAGCCGAAACTAAGCGGCGTAGTTTCTTCACTCTCAAGAAAAA CTAA